Part of the Bacillus cereus group sp. RP43 genome is shown below.
TTACTTGATACCTTTTTATTAGAAGACAATAAAGAAAAACGGTATAAGCTCATGTATGAGATCGAAGAGTTTTTACAAGCAGAGCACATCATTTTATTTAACTATCACGTTTTAAAAAGAAAAACATATCCCTCTTCTCTAAAAAATGTAACAATTGATTCATTCGGTTGGGCAAATTTTGCGAAGTTATGGATACAGCCATCCCCGCATTAAAATGTGTAATTTTTTATAAAAGGAGAAGAACCATGAAAAGCAACCTAGAAAAAAGACTTTCCTTTCTATACACAGGTGAATTATTTTCAGTCATTACTTTTATTTTTACAAGCTACTTAATTAATTATGCTTATCCTACATTATATTTATATTCCCTATATTCTTTTTGGGTCTCATTTCTTCTTTTAGAGTTTCTCTTACTACAAGGAACGGTTTACTGGTATGTAAAGTGGAAAAGACTAAAAAAAGAAAAAACATCTGTTACGCCTATTTGGATCATTCAATATTTAAAAAGACTAAAAAAGATAAATATAGGATTGATTATCACAGGCCTTGGTATGTTTATTATTGATTTTTTAATTTGGTATCCCCATTTACCTTTAGGCGGGCTATCATTCGCCCTATTTATTTATGTTTTTGCATTATTTGAGTATATTAACTATTATCATATTCAGCTTTCATATGATAACACCTCTGATATTAAATATTTGATAAAATCAAAAAAACTAAAACAGTCCTGTATGAGTAAAGATTTTCAACGTATTTCATAAAATATTAGATTCCGCTTATGAAGACTTTAAACCAATAAGAATTAAGCCATTTTCACGAATGTAAAAGAAGGTATTACATCCTTAGTAATACCTTCTTTTACATTTTTAAAGAGGAACCTTCTTGCGCACAAAGATGCAAACTATTATTTAATTACTTCATCCAAATGATTTTTCAAGTTTAATAAGTATTGCTCTATATCCGGATTCTTCACCACATCATAACAAGCAAAACTCTTTAACGGACTCATACCGATAAACTTCTGCACACGGTGTAAATGGCTAAGCGTTGATTCTAGGCTTTCTCCTTCAAAGAACTTCGTCTTATCTCCGAATGCTTTTTCAGGTGCATTCCAAGTTGTAGAAAACATATACTTCTTCTCTTTTAATAAACCACCTGTTCCATATTCATCTGCACCTTTAAAGAACAAACCATATTCATATACTTCATCCATATACGTTTTAAATAATCCAGGAACACTAAACCAATAAATTGGTGTTTGATAAATCACAACATCAGCCCATAAAAACTTATCTTGTTCTTCTTTAATATTGTAGCCATCTTGAATCGTTGTTGTTTTCACATGATGATTCTCACTTAATACAGTTACCATATAATCAACTAACGTCCTATTTAATCGTCCTTCTTTCGTACCGTATTTTTCATGTCCATTTATAATAAAAATATTTTTCATCGCTTTTCTCTCCCCTATATGATCTACTCTTCAGCTATTAAGCCGAGTTGCTGTTTCAGCGTAAGATTATCTTCTAAATGCCAATCTTCCGTTATCTTTCCGTCTTTCACATGTAAAATATCAATTGCAAAAAAATTGATTTTCTTATCATTATGAGTTCCTGTAAAAGAAAGACGAGCCGTTACTTTATCACCAGCAACTAATAAATCTTCAATCTCGCAATGTATATCAGGAACGACTTTACGAAAATTTTGTGCCGCAAATTTTAATCCTTCAGTGCCTTGTGGGCGGCCTTTCGGCAACGTATTATCGAAGAAATTTCCCGTAACAGTCTGCGGAATAAGCTCCTCTTTACCTGTATCCCAAAATGCATAAAAACGCTGAGCTGCATGCACGATTTCTGTCGCCTCCTTTTTATTTAGTGAAGGATCAATTGTCATTGCTTTTGGCTGTGGCATTTCTTTTAATAACTGGATTTCCGTTTTTTGTTCCCCGCCGCATGCTACAAGAACAATACAAATGACAAAAAAACTAAGGAACATAAATAACTTTTTTATACTCATGGAAATCACCTCCTTCTCATATAAACCCTTTGTATTTCGTATTGCTATTGTATATGCACTAACTTCCTTTATGGAAGTAGTGATATTTTTTTCATATAGTTACCAAAAGTATAGTTTTGTGATACTATAAAGCAAATTCATTCAAAAAAATTTTATGGAGGCTAGTTCCATGAACAACATAGATCCAGTTGAATTAACGAAAGGCTTACCTGGTATACCTTGTCCTATCGCTAAAACGCTTGACGTAATTAGTACAAAATGGACGTTTTTAATCATTCGTGACCTTCTTATCGAAGGAACTTTACGCTTTAGTGATTTACAAAAATCAATGGATGGGATTAGTCCAAAAACTTTATCGCTTCGCCTAAAAGAATTGGAAACGCAAGGGATTATAACGCGAAAAGTATACCCAGAGGTTCCGCCTCGCGTAGAGTACACGTTAACGGATAAAGGAAAGCAATTAGAGGGGATATTTATTGAATTAAAGCGGTTTGGATTAAGTTTATAAACGAAAAGCCCCTTACCATAAAAATAGTAAGAGGCTTTTCGTTATTCACTACATTACTTCGCAAAACTTTGAGCTAGCTGTTTCTCTCTCCACATAAATGTAATGCCGAGACCAACGATTAAAACAACACCTGAAAATGCATATGGATAATTAATGTTTATATCAAATAATATTCCGCCCATCGCTGGTCCTGCAATATTCCCTAAACTCGTATACGTTGAGTTCATACCAGCAACGAATCCTTGCTCTTTACCAGCTGCTTTTGATAAAAATGTCGTTAAAGCTGGACGAAGTAAGTCAAATGCTAGGAAAATAAAACAAGTAACAAGGAGCACACTCCAATAATTAAAGACTATAGTTGAAACAAATGCTAACACTGCGCCTACAATTAAACATATTTGAATTAACACTTTTTCGCCGAATATGTCGACCAATTTGCCAAACATAAATACTTGCACAACTACCCCAAAGATTGAGCTAATTGTAATAATGGCAGCAATATCTTTCGGCGCGAAACCAAATTTATGATCAGAGAACAGGCTAAACACAGTTTCATATGCTGATAATCCAAATGCGAGTACAAATACAATAATAAATGCGATTGCATACATTGGATTTAATGATTTCTTTAAATCCCCGATAAAACTTGATTCTTTCGTATTAGCGGAAATCTCTGCAAGCTCCTCTTTCGTTAAAGGCTCTTTCAAAATAAAGATCGAAATCACACATGCTATAAAGGCAATCACTGCTGCCACAAAGAAAGGTACACGTATACCGTATTCTGCAATAAACCCGCCGATTCCAGGCCCTATAATAAATCCAGTGCTAATAGCTGCTGAAAGATAGCCCATCGCCTTTGGACGTTCCTGAATCGATGTAATATCCGCAACATATGCTGTAACACCCGGCATAATAAACGCAGCACTAATTCCGCCTAACACCCTTGCTACATAAAGCATCCACACATCTTTTCCTAATCCAAAAAGAAGCTCTGAAACACCAAAAATAAATAATCCAATGATTATCATTTTCTTCCTACCGTAAAGATCGACCCACCGGCCTGTAATAGGTGAAGTAATAAGCTGAGCCATTGCAAATACTGCAACGAGATAGCCCATCGTCTTTCCTGTTAAATTCATATCATTCATAAAGGACGGCATAACCGGAATAATTAACCCAATCCCTAAAAAAGCGATAAATATATTACTCAAAAGAATGATCAATACCATCTTTTGTTCTTTTATCGGTTTCTTCAATTTTTAACACCTCTTCCCGTAAGTTCCTCTCAAAAAATAACGCCCAAGAAGCTTTTTCTTTATCCTGCTATTTGTGGGCTACTACTGAGTGAAGATCACCCCACTCATTAGAATTTCACTCTATCCTTCCACACATACATAAATACAGGGTGAATGACTATCATTCAGTTTTTCGCAGAAATGAACCTACCTTTTCAGACAGGTTCATCTTACTATTTCTTTATATGTAGTGCATGTGTTAAAAAATCTAGTACTTCTGCCTTTTGCAAGCCCACTTGCTCGTCATCTTTATGATCATATAAATAAACTTGTTCCGCTGCTGATTCAACAAGAGCAATAAATAACTTCGCTGTTCTCTCTGCATGAACCGAATCACGAATTTCACCAGCTTCTTTTGCTTCACTTAAAAATTCACTTAGCCACATATAAAGAGGCTCATATACAGCTTCCCATTCTTTTATATGTTCAGTTGATGCAAGGCCCGCATACATTAATGCTTGTATTTCACGATATTCAGCTATAAAGTTAAATACCGCATCTATTACTTGCTCAACTTTACTTGAAAAAGGTGAATCGTTCTGTACTTTTTCTTTCACTGCAAGTATCATCTTCTCAACCATCACTTCTGCTATTGCAGGCATAACAGCTAACTTAGAAGGAAAATATAAATAGAACGTTCCTTGCGCAATGCCAGCCAATTTCACGATATCAGAAATCTTCGTTTTTTCAACGCCCTTTTCCTGAAATACTTCAATAGCTGCATAGACAATTCTTTCTTTTTTATTCATCATCTAAACCCTTTCACACGCGTATTGAATGACTGTCACTCATTTTATAAAATAACTAGCTGTACTGTCAATTATAGTGCACTTTTCATAATAAAAATCTCCCAACAAATCGTTAGGAGATTCAACTTTAATATCATTTTCTTATGAAAGAGCCTTTAATCCCGTAACTCCACATACGATAAGAGCTACACTAATCAAACGTGCCTTACTTTTCGATTCACCAAACAGAAACATATTTAATAAAACTGCGCCTGCTGTTCCAATGCCAATCCAAACCGCATAAGCCACACTTACTTGTAAGAACAAGAAAGATGTGTATAAAAATGCGAAGGAAGTTGCAAATCCACCTATATAAATCGCTCCATTTGCTAACGTCTTATCTTTACTATACATTTTAAGGCCTATCACACCGACTATTTCACTAATTGCAGCACAAAATACGAAAAACCAACCCATTTTTAAGCAGCTCCTTCCATAGCTTCTTCCACAGTCTCTGCTTTATTATCAGCCAATTTTAAACCGATAACGCCTGCTACAACCATCACAATGAAGAATAATTTTCCTAAACTAAAACTTCCACCGAAAAGAAAAACATCCATTAAGAAAGTTCCTACAGTACCAGCCCCAGCAAACACCGCATATACTGTCCCTGTCGCAAGATGTTCACACGCTTTAGAAAGGAAGTGAAAATCAACAGCGATAACTCCTACAATAATGACCCAATGCCACCAAGTATGAGCTGTATTAAAACCAAACACCCAAAAGACTTCAAAAATACATGTTAATATGACATATAACCAAGCTTTATTTTTCATATCTCTCACCTTCTATTACTTAATGACTGACCGTCAGTCATTTTTAATTAAAAAAATATAATCTCACGCTAACTACTATTTAAAAAAACAATATCATCCTCATTTATCCTTATATTTGTTCCGTTATTAAGCTAACTACATATAAAAGTTGCTTATCTACACCCTTTCACAGAAAAAATGACTGAATGTCATTCATAAATATTCTACATGACCAATTGATAAAGTGTCAACACCCGGATTCTATTAACCCAAAAATATTTTAAATTTCTTAAATTCACATGTATATTTCTTAATAATCTGTCAATAATGGTAGTAACAAAATATTTTCTCCATTCCCCCTTGGAGATCCCTTTGAATCGAGCAGTTGCTTTTAGCTAACTGCTCTTTTTTAATTTATCGGCACATTATAATAAAATACTCATAGATAAATTCCAAAACAAAGACCTGTACTCCCTTTTCAACATGCAACAAAGAACGAAATATTTTGTACGCTATTTACTTTCCAACGAGTCTTTGTATGCAATAATTTTATTTTCAAGCATCTTCTCTGTAATTACTAAGTTTTCTCTTTGAGTTTGAATGGATTTTTTATGATCTTCTAAAAGTTGTAAACGAGCTTCCATTGTGTGCTCCCCTTCTGTATATAATCTAGCGTATTCTCTTATTTTCGCTATCGGCATTTGTGTTTGTTTTAACTTCATTACAAACTGCAACCACTTTATATGTGACTCTGCATACAATCTATTCCCATTTGCATCGCGATTTGCAATTAATATATTCTCCTTTTCATAATAACGTAATGTATGTGTGCTCACTCCTAATAATTTAGCTACCTCGCTAATTGTGTACATAACCATACTCCCTCCGCACGCCATTTATTCTCATATATTTTACTGCCTTATCCAAATTATAAAAAACATTTGACTTAGAGTATACTCTAACAAATACAATCTAACCATAATAAATTAATTTAAATTTAGGAGGCTCTTATATGAAATATACTGTTATTACTGGTGCTAGTTCAGGAATTGGCTATGAATCCGCTTTAGCCTTTGCATCTCGCGGAAAAAATTTAATACTTGTAGCTCGAAGACAAGAAGAATTAGACGGATTAAAATTGAAAATTAACGAAATGCATCCAGAGTTGGATGTTGTCATTCGAAGAACTGATTTATCCGTCACTGAAAACGTTTATAAACTTTATGAAAGCCTACAAACTTTTCAAATTGAAACGTGGATTAACAACGCAGGTTTTGGTAATTTCGCCTCAATTGCTGAACAAAATTTAAACAAGATAGAAACGATGTTGCATGTAAATATAGAAGCACTAACAATACTATCTTCCCTTTTCGTTCGAGATTATTCAATGACCGAAGGAACACAGCTTATTAACGTTTCATCGGGCGGTGGATACACGATTGTTGCTAATGCTGTTACGTACTGTGCTACGAAGTTTTATGTAAGTGCATTTACAGAAGGGCTGTCTCACGAACTGAAAGAACAAGGGGCAAAAATGCAAGCAAAAGTTTTAGCTCCTGCTGCAACTGAAACAGAATTTGCGAAACGCTCATTTGACATTGATGAGTTCCAATACGATAATGTTGTACCGAAATTCCACACCGCAAAACAAATGGCACAATTTATGCTCGACCTTTATGATAACGATAAAGTTGTAGGGCTTGTCGACGGTTTTACGTATAACTATGAACTTAGAGATCCGCTTTATAATTTTGCAGTAAGACAAACGAATTCAAATTCTTAACAACTTCTCATTTCTGACTAAAATATAGATACCCACTATTTCTTAAATAATAGTGGGCCTTTTTTCTCTCTAAAAATTTCATCCAACATACCGTATCATCGCCACCTCATCACAATAATCAACTTTTGGACAATGTCTACAATCAATCCACACTTTTTCTGGTAATGCTTCTCTATTCACAAAATCAAACCCGCACTTTTGAAAAAATTCCGTTTCATATGTTAAAGAAATTACCCTGTTCACTTTTATCTTTGCCGCCTCATTCATTACATAATTCACTAACTTACGCCCTATCCCTTTTCCTGCATATGTATGCGAAACTACTAACGATCGTACTTCTGCAAGATCCTCTCCTAACACGTGTAAACCAGCAACTCCAACGACTTCCTCTCCTTCTTTCATAACATATAAACATTGTAAATATTGATAGAGAGACAAAAGAGAACGCGGCAAAACAACTCCTTCTTTTGCATACATTTCAATGAGATTATAAATTTCTTTCACATCACTTGTAACCGCATTAAAGATTTTCATATTATATCCCCTTGCCCCCAGAATTAATATTTATAACATTACATGAATTTTAATTCATAATTTCATATAATAATACCTCTCTCTTTTCTCTCCGTCAATCACTTTTCTGAATTTTATCCCGCATTAACGGGCAGTAAGACTCCCACCTCAAAATTCGGCTGAAGCAAAGAAGTTAGGTGGGAGATCAACTGCCCGTAAACGCCCGATTGGTGAAGACTAATAATCAGTGGGGGATGAACAAAACCCCCACTGATTAAAGTTTCACTTGATACAAACAAAAAACCAAGCAACTTAATCGATGCTCGGTTCCTCATTTCGTATCGGCAATACCGTCGAATATTTAATTTCACGAAGTGCTAAACTCGTCTGTATACGTGTAATACCAAGCTTATTCAGCTTTCTGATAAACTGCTCCAGTTCCTTACGATCACGATTTGCAACCTTTAATAAATAATCATACTCTCCTGTTAAACAGTGACATTCTAACACTTCCGGCATCGCTTCTAATTCTTTTTCCAACACTTCCAGCTTATCTGATTGATGAATATTCGTACTCATAAATATGAAGCATAGTAAATCAAAACCAAGCTTTTCTTGATTTAAAATTGCTACTTGCTTATCAATAAAACCTTCCCCATCTAACCTTTTTATTCTTGCATGCATAGCAGCCGGTGATAAATTAACGCGTCGTGCAAGCTCTGCATTACTTACTTGTGACTCCTTCTGCAATATATCTAAAATTTGTACATCTAAATCATCTAACACTTTAATAACAGATGACTCCATCAAAATCCCCCCTTTTTTCTTACCGATGATTATTCGAAAAAACACCTCACACCTTACACAAAACTGAACATCTTTCTATAAATTATATTTACAACAAAACATTTTATCGTTTTTTAACCATTATACAAAAGAATATATTACATAATAAAGAAAAATGCTAAAATTATTTATAATTCATATTAATTACGGCAAAGGGGATTTTGACATGCCTTATTTTTACGTCTTTTTACTATTATTAACGAGCTTACTATGGGGAGGGAATTTCGTCGTTGGGAAATCGCTCGTTGATCATGCATCACCAATGACACTGACAAGTTTAAGATGGATGATTGCCATTGTTTGTTTATTACCGATGGTATGGTTTAAAGAAAAAAAAATCATTCCGCCTCGTGCTGCAATACTTCCGTTAATACTTATGGGCATTTCAGGCGTTGCTCTTTTTAACATCTTTCAATTTTTAGCACTAGAAAAAACATCCGCAACGAATGTAGGTCTTATTTCTACATTGAACGCTATTTCGATTGCATTATTTTCTGTGCTATTTCTAAAAGAAAAAGTAAATACACTTCAAATTCTTTCTATGATTCTTTCATTTTTCGGGGTTATGCTCGTCCTTTTAAAAGGAAATTTCGCACTTTTATTTTCACTACATTTTAATAGCGGAGATTTATGGATGATGGCGGCAGTATGTATTTGGGGTATTTACTCTGTTTGCAGTAAATGGGCGACAAAAACAGTTACACCGCTAATGGCGACGTTATATTCTGGTATTTTCGGCGTCATTTTATTGCTTCCATTTAACATAGGCAACTTCACTGTTTCCAATATTAATTCTTCCTTCATAACATCACTTTTATATACAGGACTCGTTTCAACGGTCCTTTGTATGGTATTTTGGAACATTGGTGTACAGAAATTAGGAGCTACTACATCGGGTATT
Proteins encoded:
- a CDS encoding general stress protein, with amino-acid sequence MKSNLEKRLSFLYTGELFSVITFIFTSYLINYAYPTLYLYSLYSFWVSFLLLEFLLLQGTVYWYVKWKRLKKEKTSVTPIWIIQYLKRLKKINIGLIITGLGMFIIDFLIWYPHLPLGGLSFALFIYVFALFEYINYYHIQLSYDNTSDIKYLIKSKKLKQSCMSKDFQRIS
- a CDS encoding NAD(P)H-dependent oxidoreductase, with translation MKNIFIINGHEKYGTKEGRLNRTLVDYMVTVLSENHHVKTTTIQDGYNIKEEQDKFLWADVVIYQTPIYWFSVPGLFKTYMDEVYEYGLFFKGADEYGTGGLLKEKKYMFSTTWNAPEKAFGDKTKFFEGESLESTLSHLHRVQKFIGMSPLKSFACYDVVKNPDIEQYLLNLKNHLDEVIK
- a CDS encoding ester cyclase; the encoded protein is MSIKKLFMFLSFFVICIVLVACGGEQKTEIQLLKEMPQPKAMTIDPSLNKKEATEIVHAAQRFYAFWDTGKEELIPQTVTGNFFDNTLPKGRPQGTEGLKFAAQNFRKVVPDIHCEIEDLLVAGDKVTARLSFTGTHNDKKINFFAIDILHVKDGKITEDWHLEDNLTLKQQLGLIAEE
- a CDS encoding helix-turn-helix domain-containing protein, coding for MNNIDPVELTKGLPGIPCPIAKTLDVISTKWTFLIIRDLLIEGTLRFSDLQKSMDGISPKTLSLRLKELETQGIITRKVYPEVPPRVEYTLTDKGKQLEGIFIELKRFGLSL
- a CDS encoding MFS transporter codes for the protein MKKPIKEQKMVLIILLSNIFIAFLGIGLIIPVMPSFMNDMNLTGKTMGYLVAVFAMAQLITSPITGRWVDLYGRKKMIIIGLFIFGVSELLFGLGKDVWMLYVARVLGGISAAFIMPGVTAYVADITSIQERPKAMGYLSAAISTGFIIGPGIGGFIAEYGIRVPFFVAAVIAFIACVISIFILKEPLTKEELAEISANTKESSFIGDLKKSLNPMYAIAFIIVFVLAFGLSAYETVFSLFSDHKFGFAPKDIAAIITISSIFGVVVQVFMFGKLVDIFGEKVLIQICLIVGAVLAFVSTIVFNYWSVLLVTCFIFLAFDLLRPALTTFLSKAAGKEQGFVAGMNSTYTSLGNIAGPAMGGILFDININYPYAFSGVVLIVGLGITFMWREKQLAQSFAK
- a CDS encoding TetR family transcriptional regulator, coding for MMNKKERIVYAAIEVFQEKGVEKTKISDIVKLAGIAQGTFYLYFPSKLAVMPAIAEVMVEKMILAVKEKVQNDSPFSSKVEQVIDAVFNFIAEYREIQALMYAGLASTEHIKEWEAVYEPLYMWLSEFLSEAKEAGEIRDSVHAERTAKLFIALVESAAEQVYLYDHKDDEQVGLQKAEVLDFLTHALHIKK
- a CDS encoding multidrug efflux SMR transporter, encoding MGWFFVFCAAISEIVGVIGLKMYSKDKTLANGAIYIGGFATSFAFLYTSFLFLQVSVAYAVWIGIGTAGAVLLNMFLFGESKSKARLISVALIVCGVTGLKALS
- a CDS encoding multidrug efflux SMR transporter, coding for MKNKAWLYVILTCIFEVFWVFGFNTAHTWWHWVIIVGVIAVDFHFLSKACEHLATGTVYAVFAGAGTVGTFLMDVFLFGGSFSLGKLFFIVMVVAGVIGLKLADNKAETVEEAMEGAA
- a CDS encoding MerR family transcriptional regulator, which gives rise to MYTISEVAKLLGVSTHTLRYYEKENILIANRDANGNRLYAESHIKWLQFVMKLKQTQMPIAKIREYARLYTEGEHTMEARLQLLEDHKKSIQTQRENLVITEKMLENKIIAYKDSLESK
- a CDS encoding SDR family NAD(P)-dependent oxidoreductase; protein product: MKYTVITGASSGIGYESALAFASRGKNLILVARRQEELDGLKLKINEMHPELDVVIRRTDLSVTENVYKLYESLQTFQIETWINNAGFGNFASIAEQNLNKIETMLHVNIEALTILSSLFVRDYSMTEGTQLINVSSGGGYTIVANAVTYCATKFYVSAFTEGLSHELKEQGAKMQAKVLAPAATETEFAKRSFDIDEFQYDNVVPKFHTAKQMAQFMLDLYDNDKVVGLVDGFTYNYELRDPLYNFAVRQTNSNS
- a CDS encoding N-acetyltransferase, translated to MKIFNAVTSDVKEIYNLIEMYAKEGVVLPRSLLSLYQYLQCLYVMKEGEEVVGVAGLHVLGEDLAEVRSLVVSHTYAGKGIGRKLVNYVMNEAAKIKVNRVISLTYETEFFQKCGFDFVNREALPEKVWIDCRHCPKVDYCDEVAMIRYVG
- a CDS encoding Lrp/AsnC family transcriptional regulator, which encodes MESSVIKVLDDLDVQILDILQKESQVSNAELARRVNLSPAAMHARIKRLDGEGFIDKQVAILNQEKLGFDLLCFIFMSTNIHQSDKLEVLEKELEAMPEVLECHCLTGEYDYLLKVANRDRKELEQFIRKLNKLGITRIQTSLALREIKYSTVLPIRNEEPSID
- a CDS encoding DMT family transporter — its product is MPYFYVFLLLLTSLLWGGNFVVGKSLVDHASPMTLTSLRWMIAIVCLLPMVWFKEKKIIPPRAAILPLILMGISGVALFNIFQFLALEKTSATNVGLISTLNAISIALFSVLFLKEKVNTLQILSMILSFFGVMLVLLKGNFALLFSLHFNSGDLWMMAAVCIWGIYSVCSKWATKTVTPLMATLYSGIFGVILLLPFNIGNFTVSNINSSFITSLLYTGLVSTVLCMVFWNIGVQKLGATTSGIFLNFNPIFTAILAFIFLGEELTWIQIFGTIIVVTGCYLFSHFKTVSPQTTRALVRKHS